A window of Pyrus communis chromosome 3, drPyrComm1.1, whole genome shotgun sequence genomic DNA:
ctaatttaaacgatccaaccgtcaaacttgtttatatatgcttcgagatcgcatacgccaaaaattgcaaaaaacaaacattcagagatcaagtaaagagacaaaacttttcaacggttataaacgaaaaatcacgatttaacggttattttaacttcgattttgatgattttttatagctacacttcttgaccctatatgaatacaatgaatgaattcgatcttcaatttgaaatatttacactagtggataccacaaaatcttatgttatacttgttgaaagtataaataaactctaaaatGTTGGTGAacttattgttttgatgggatacgcatcctacaaaactaatttcaacgatctaaccgtcaaaattatttatatatgcttcgagatcgcatacgccaaaaattgcaaaaaacaaacattcagagatcaagttatgagacaaaactttttgacggttataaatgaaaaatcacgatttaacggttattttaactccgattttgatgattttttatagctacactccttgaccctatatgaatacaatgaatgaattcgatcttcaatttaaaatatttacattagtggataccacaaaatcttatgttatacttaatgaaaatataaataaactctaattGTTAGTTAATGTATTGTTTGGATGAGATACGCAtcatatgaaactaatttcaatgattcaaCCATCAAacgtgtttatatatgcttcgagatcgcatacgccagaaattgcaaaaaacaaacatttagagatcaagtaacgagacaaaatgtttcgacggttataaacgaaaaatcacgatttaacggttattttaactctgattttgatgattttttacagctacactccttgatcctatatgaatacaatgaactaatttgatcgtcaatttaaaatatttacaaaagtggatatgtaccacaaaatcttatgccatgatgatctatgaaaattgaggattttgtaaaaggaataacatgtaagctttgagttccattggcaaggttacatggtcgtttagatttttaaaaccctccaaatctcatgaacaatgttatttattttagtgaaaaattaataaaattaataataattattgtagaagtgtgaaaaatataatcactcgtaataaaaaactttacaactttcattaaggggtcaactccgaaatttagtatgcatatactgatttagtattatgttttacattttttttgggtcaaattatgtttttcattttcatttttattgatttaaaatatatttttcttaacgggtaacgggtcgggtcatattacctgaaaatgttaacgggttgatttcgggtcgggtcatattacccgtttactttaacgggtattacacgacacgacccgttaagctatcgggtatgacacgaaaacgacacgaacacgagaaacacgacacgaatgccaggtctacttGATGCTTATCGAATATGGATCTACAAGTCAAATCAATATCCGAATAATATCTGAATTCAAATATGGATTAAGGCTGATCCGATTCGAATTACACCCATTTATaaatatacatgcatgcaattATGCCAAAATAGCtgtagaaaagaaaataaagccTTCACAATAAATGAATCAAGAGTATGAAATTTGTGAGTTCATTGGCGtgcaaaactgtgaaaaaacaaattttaatctttAAGCTGTCACGTAGGTAAACAAACTTATAGAAGAGCCACATTTGTAGAATATTTATTGACAATGTTGTGAGAATGCATTTTTACCCCTATATCGTCGAGTTTCTTTTTAAGAATTTTTCCGGCCATATGTAAGAACTTTCGGGTTTCAACAGAGAATGTGCCGTCATTGGCCGTAAAGGACAGAGCATACGCTATATTGGCCGGAAAGCTAAATCAAGCCCCCTAAACACAAAACCCTAATCACAAATCATTGCATTATACACGAAACCAGACATTCATGTTGGCAAATATTCAGTAGAGGGGGAAATGACTATAAGAAAAAGATATGGTGCAGCTCTATATGCTCATCAAATGGGGCCTAGTCATCAAGAGCATAGAGTTCTAGCTCCCTTGGATTGAACCTTCTGAATTCTCTGTTGGATGCAGACCTGTTAATCTGATTGTCTTTTGTGGCACGCGCTTTAGACTTGGGTAATGGAGGTAGGTTCTTGACGTTCTTAGTAACACTTGAAAGACCTTCAACTGGGGAGAGGGAGAAGATCGGGCTTTCCTTCCGGCCTTCCTGGTTTGCACTGGAGGAGTTGCTACTAGTAGTGCTTCCTGGCTCACCTTCGAAATTTGAACCAACGGTTTTCTCCTGCTCCTGAAGACCCTATATGCATATTACATAATCTTTAGAAATCACCCTGTAAACATATCTCTAATGTTTCACGATCAGAAAGGTGTGCCGAGCAGTATAGGTGAGAAGGGCTAGACGAGGTTCCTCTCGTCGATAAGGGCAGTACATGCATGACAGATTGGCTAGCCTAAGTTAATTGTGCGATTGTTCATGCGCCATAAGAAAAAAAAGCTTACACAACAAGAGGGTCCCCTGAACTCCGAAAGCAAGGAATTATATTTACCTGGTTGGAAGATGCAGAAATTTCTTTTACTTTCGCAGCAGATACATCTTGTCTCTGGCGCTCACGTGTTCGAGACCGCCTTACTTTCCTAGACCTGAAAATAGCAGAAAAATAATCAGTTACTCAAGCAACGAACTGGACATCAAATCCTCGCATTCGGAAATCATTTTCCAAGAACATTAAAGCAACAATAATggtttagaaaataataagTAGCACCTAAAACAAGGTACTACCTGATTCCAGACGGTAAAACTATGCGTAAATGGTTTCAAGGCATTGATCCATACAGGTTAATACATACTCTTCCTTTAAAACTACCACTTGAATTTGTGCTAATTAGCAAATAGCCTCCTCCATTCGCTCCAGCCGTCAACCATATAGGTTAGTACATCCTGTATTCACATTCCTTCAAATTCCACCATTTTCTATCCTTTTGAATGCAACGATTCCTTTACCAAACTAGATCAAAGGCCCTTTTTCTTGTCATTTATTTCCTTTGTGACCTCATCCTCCATGTTGACAGGGTTAACGCACTCTAAATGAGAGTACTTTATGTTGGTTGTTTAGGAGTTAGGGGTTTTAACCATGGATCAAATAGTTTAAATCCTTAATTACATTTCATGGCATGCTTGTGTGCTTATGTGTGCGCATTCATGGGTTTAGGACACAGGATCATGCATCCTCTAATCTGGTAACTCCCGAAATCACACACTACCATACAATTGAAGGATATACGCAGTGTGATCTCTAGAATCTCTACAGATTTGTGCATGAATACGTTCATGCACCTTCACATTTAATGCAAGCAGAATCCATCAGAGACGTTATTGGACGGAACAGGTGGAAAACCAAATTCACTTAGAAAGACAAGGTTAATGACATTGAACAAATTAACATGGTGACTATGTCATGCTGTTAAATACCTTCCTTATCgatcttaaagaaaagaaaacgtCAACTTACTTTTTATGCTCATTGGCTAGTTTCAATTCATCATCCGCATTGTAGATTACAGGTAGACCAGAAAGTTCGCATGCTAAGGGGCTTCTGAAAAAGAACTGTAAACAGAACTCCTTTTTAGTATATAATGTTCAAAAATTAACTCACGAGTCATACATGCACTTGCAAGACAAATTCAACACCAAAATAAGAACTCATACTATATGTCATGGATGCCTAAAAACAAGAATCATAAGGAACAGAAGCTACTGGAAAAACATGTAGTTGGTAAAAAACTTTTCATTGTAAGagtgaaattttcaatttgtacTGACTTCGTTTTTTAGAGCCGAAGATGCAGAGCCACGGTAGGCAGGATCTAAAGCAAGGAGAGTGCTCAACAGACCCAATGAAGAAATAGGGAAATCCTTGAAAGCTTCTTGGAGATTGGGTTTGTACGAACGTGGAGGTCTAAAAGTTGTAGATAGCTTCAGTCTTTTCCAGTAGTCCTCTGATGGTGTGCCACAAAGCCTGAAAATCCTATGAAGTTGCTCAACCTGAAAGCAAGTAGAATGTGTTTGAGCAAATTAGCCATCGATAGTAAGATCATAAACTCGTTCTTCTCACCTGGACAAACACACACGCACATGCTCAACATTGAATTACCTCTGTTCTACCAGGCAGAAGTGGTCTCCCTGTAAACATTTCAGCCAAGACACAACCGGCACTCCAAAGATCAATGCCAACACCATAATCTGTAGAACCTAACAGTAGCTCAGGTGCTCTGTACCAAAGTGTCACAACTCGGTTTGTGAGAGAGCGCTTAGGGTTTTGCACATAATAGTTTGCAAGCCC
This region includes:
- the LOC137730206 gene encoding probable serine/threonine-protein kinase At1g54610, which codes for MGIVQAKPLTNSAPGGLEKLKLDNGHVAKGPLNGHRRSTGQFHRDPFKPQQQRGESRLSNIEHGSGGSSSNERATAAALTGGSEGEKDDGSQRVSYKVSVDEELVDGWPKWLTDNISREILAGLVPKSADSYDKLDKVGEGTYSNVYKARDRDTGKIVALKKVRFDTSEPESVKFMAREIMFLRKLDHPNVVKLEGLATSRMQYSIYLVFDFMVSDLTRIISSPEGLTEPQVKCYMHQLLSGLQHCHERGIIHRDIKGSNLLLDKSGMLKIADFGLANYYVQNPKRSLTNRVVTLWYRAPELLLGSTDYGVGIDLWSAGCVLAEMFTGRPLLPGRTEVEQLHRIFRLCGTPSEDYWKRLKLSTTFRPPRSYKPNLQEAFKDFPISSLGLLSTLLALDPAYRGSASSALKNEFFFRSPLACELSGLPVIYNADDELKLANEHKKSRKVRRSRTRERQRQDVSAAKVKEISASSNQGLQEQEKTVGSNFEGEPGSTTSSNSSSANQEGRKESPIFSLSPVEGLSSVTKNVKNLPPLPKSKARATKDNQINRSASNREFRRFNPRELELYALDD